The genomic interval ACCTTAGCAAGGGGGAGCTATGAGCTATGAGTGATTTGCATTACCGCACACCAGAGCGTTTTTTGGGTGTGGATGATGAAGCAGCGGATCGAGACCGCAGCGCTGTATGGGTCTTGCCCATCCCATTGGATATGACCACCTCCTACCTCGGCGGAACGCGGCACGGCGCGGCGGCGATCATTGACGCCAGCAACCAAGTCGAACTCTATGATCCGGTGCTAGGCAGCGAGGCGGCGCTGAGTTATGGCGTCCATACCTTGCCCCATTTTCACCCACCACTCGCCTCGGCAGAAGGGGCCGTGGCAGCGATCACGGCAGCGGTGTCCGATCTCCATCTTTATGATCGCCTGTTGGTGACGCTTGGCGGGGAACACAGCCTGACCCCCGGTGTTATTCGCGCTCTTGCCCCGCGTTTTCCGGGTCTGGTCATGGTGCAACTTGACGCCCATTGCGATCTGCGCGAATCCTTTGATGGGACGCCCTACAGCCATGCCAGCGCCACTCGCCGCTCATTAGGCTATGTCGAGCGCGTCTACCAGTTTGGGATTCGCTCCATATGCCAAGAGGAAGTTGATTTCCTTGCCGAAACAAGCCGTGTCCATGTGTGGTATGCCGACGCCATGCACGCGGATCGGGAACGGCTCTATCTGAAGGACATTCGCGCTGCCCTCAGCGGGCGTCCGATTTACCTAAGTATCGATTTAGACGGCTTCGATCCGTCGGTTTTTCCCGCCGTAGGGACGCCTGAGCCGGGGGGAATCAGTTGGTACGATGGCTTGGCGTTGATTCAGGCGGTGGTGGAGGCGGGAGATGTGGTCGCCTTTGATTGTGTGGAGTTGTGTCCTATGCCCGGGGCGCATGGGTCAGCGTTTGCGGCGGCGAAGTTGGTTTACAAAACGATGTCGATGATCATGCATAAACGCGGGCGCGTCTCAAAAGTATCCCCACTACAAGGGTAAGTTATGTCCCTGATTCAACGCCCCTGGGTAGAACCATCCCCCGTCACACCAAGCGAGGTTGTCCTCGCCGCCTGCGGAGGCGATGCGCTCATTGCGACGATCCTCACTCAGCGCGGATTCACCGATCCCGAACACATTCGGGCGTTCCTTGATCCAGATTCTTACGAGCCAACACCACCCGAAACACTTCCCGATCTAGTCAGTGCCTCGACACTGCTGGCAGAAGCGCTCCGCGCTGAGAAGAAAATCCTGATCTGGGGCGATTTTGACGCCGACGGACAAACGGCAACGGCGCTGCTCTATGAAGGGCTGACGCGCCTCGGCGGGGAGGCTGCCTATTACGTCCCCAATCGTCAAAGTGAGTCGCACGGGATTGGGATCGAACGGCTGCGCGAGCAAATCGCCCGCCACGCGCCCGCCGTGCTGATCACCTGCGACACAGGAATCACTGAATATGAGTCTATCCAAGAGGCAAAGCGGCTAGGACTTACGGTGATCATCACTGATCACCATAACTTAGGTGATCACCTCCCACCCGCTGACGCCGTGATCAACCCGAAGCGGCTTGCCGAAACAACCCCCCATCACCCGCTGATCACGCTCCCCGGTGTGGGTGTTGCCTATAAACTGATGCAGCACCTCTACATCACCCTAGATCGGGCGCGGGAGGTGGGGCGCTTGCTCGATCTCGTGGCGTTGGGGATTGTCTCGGATGTTGCTGAACAGGTGAACGATACCCGCTTTCTGTTGCAGATTGGTCTAAGCCAACTGCGGCGGGCGGAACGGGTTGGCTTAGCCGCACTCATGGCGGTGGCAAAGATTCAGCCAGAGGCGCTCACTGCCGAAGACCTCGGCTTCCAACTTGGACCGCGCTTGAACGCTGTGGGACGGTTGGGGGATGCAGCCCTTGCTGTGGAACTGCTGGTGACTCGTGACGCGCACCGTGCTGCCACCCTTGCCCAGACCCTCGAAGGGCTGAACAATGAGCGAAAATTGCTCTCCCGACAGGTGGAAGAATCTGCCGAGGCAATGCTCGAACGGGATCGGACACTCCTTGACCATGCTGCCCTTGTCATGTACAACCCAGAGTGGCAGGCGGGCATTTTGGGTATTGCCGCCAACACCTTAGCCGGGCGGTATGGTCGCCCTGTTGTGCTGCTCACCGGAGACGGTGATAGCCTCAGTGGGTCAGCACGCACGGCGGGCGGCTACGATATTGGCGGGGCAATTGCTCAGCACGGCGAGATGTTAGAACGCTATGGCGGTCATTTCGGCGCAGCGGGGTTAAGCCTCCAGCGCGAACGGTTGGATCAATTCCGGCGGCGTTTGTCGCGCACCCTTGTGGCGATGGGCGGCAAGCAGGAAATCCCCCCCCTCCAGATTGACTGCCTATTGCCCCTTTCAGAGATCACCGATGGGCTTGCCTACCGCCTTGAAAAACTCTCGCCCTTTGGGGAAGGAAATCCCCCCGTCGTGGCTGCCACGAAGGGTGTTCATCTCAGCCACGCGGCAATTTTGGGACGGGATGAGCGCCATCTGAAATTGACCATTGAAGATGATTCGGGGGCATCCCTGCCCGTTTTGTGGTGGGGCGGGGCAGAACGACGGATTCCCGAAGGCGTTTTTGACATTGCCTTTCTCCCGAAGATGCGGCGCGGCGAGTTGCAATTGGAATTCGTGGATTACCGCGAGACGGGTGAGGTATGGCTAGAGGATGTGGACACCTCCGCCATTACCATCCTTGATTGGCGGCGCGACCCCGCCCCTGCCCACCGTCTCGCCATACTGCTTGAGGATGGAACAGAGGCACAGGTTTGGGCAGAGGGCTTCTCGCGCCAAACGTACCCTCACTTCAAACGTCGTGCCGACCTCTCCGAAGGCGAGACACTGATTATTTACAGCGCCCCGCCCGACCCCAAAACATTGGCGGCGGTGATTGCCCGCGTCCAGCCCCAAACGATTCACTTGTTTGGCATTGACCCACCCATTGCCGACCTTCCGGCGTTCTTGCGTCTGCTTCAGACTGCTACCCGCAACGTGATTGCCCACTTCGGCGGGCGTACCACACTGGACATCCTCAGCGGGGCGATAGCGGGATCGCGGGCGGCGCTCCGCGCTGGTTTGGACTTTCTCGCCCTTGATGGGCAGATCACTCTCTCGTGGGTGGATGAAAACACGCTGACAATCGGTGAAGGGGACGGCACATCCGCCGGACGGGAGGTGCTGAAGCGTCCCTATGAGCGGCTTGTTATGGCGTTCGAGGAGATGAACGCCTACCGCCGCTACTTCCGCGTCTTGCCAACAAAGCAGATTGTGCGTGAAGCATGATTTATGCCATGATCAGTGGATGAGTCATCGCAGCAAACAAGGCGGGACGCATTCTAGCAAACGTTATGGGGAATGACGTATGTTTCATGGCGGCGGTTGGTTTTCTTTTCTAACGGCGGACTCCACAAAGCGTCCGAAGATTGATATTGCGCTGGTACGGCGCGTCTTTGCTTATGCCCGTCCCTATCGGGGGCGGATTATCCTCGTCTTACTGTCGATCACCCTAACAACCTTTTTGGGGCTGCTTTCGCCAGCGCTCTTTCGCCAGTTGATCGACGTTGCCCTGCCGAACGGCAACACGGCAATGCTGAATCTCTTGGCGGTGGGCATTGTGGCGATTCCCATCTTCAGCGGGGTGATCGCCATCCTCCAGCGCCGCCTAACTGCCGGCATTGGTGAGGGCGTGATCTACGAACTGCGGGTGGCGCTCTATACCCATCTGCAAAAGATGTCGCTGCGCTTTTTTACGCACGCCAAACCGGGCGAACTCATCAGCCGCCTAAACAACGATGTGGTTGGGGCGCAAAGCGCGATCAATAACACGATCATCAGCACGATCACGAATCTGCTTGCCGTTGTGGGGACGTTGGCGGCGATGCTCTCGTTGGAATGGCGGCTGACGATCTTAGGCTTGATTGTCGTCCCCTTATTCATCCTTCCGGCGTGGCGGGTGGGGCAAAAACTGCGCACCCTCATGCGGACGCAGAGCGAACTAAACGCCCAAATGAACGCCATGATCAATGAGACGCTCAACATCAGCGGGGCGCTGTTGGTGAAATTGTTTGGGCGTCTGCCAGAGGAAGTGGATCGCTTTGGCTCACGGGCGGCGGGCGTCCGCGATATTGGCGTTCAGCGGGCGGTGACGGGCAGCCTGATGTTCGTGAGTTTGGGGCTGATCAGCACGGTGGGGGTGGGCATCACCTATTGGGTGGGGGGGCATCTCGTCGTAGAGGGCGTTTTCACCGTCGGCTTGATTGTCGCCTTCGTGTTGTACCTCACTCAGGTTTACGGTCCCCTGCAAGCGCTGGCAAATGCGCCGGTGGAGTTTGCCACCTCGATGGTCAGCTTTGAGCGCGTGTTTGAGATCATCGATCTCCCCATCGAAATTGCCGAGAAGCCAGACGCGCTCACGCTGAGCGAGGTGCGCGGGGAGATCACTTTTGATCAGGTGACGTTCAAATACTTAGACGAAGAAGGGGGAACGCTCAGTGAGGTACGGCGTGGGGCGGAAGTGCGCGGTGTCTTTTCGCTTGGCGAGCGCCCCACCAACGGCACAGAGTCCGATTCCTCACTGCCACATACCCAAGCACGTACCGTCGCCCTAGAGAATGTATCTTTCACTGCCAAAGCTGGACAATTGATCGCGCTGGTTGGTCCCAGTGGGGCGGGCAAGACGACCATCACCTACCTTTTGCCGCGCCTTTACGATCCTACCTCTGGGCGCGTCCTTTTGGATGGGCATGATCTGCGTGATTTGAAACTCAGCACAATCACCGATTCCATTGGAATGGTTACACAGGAAAACTACCTGTTCCATGACACCATCCGCACAAACTTGCTCTATGCCCGTCCGGGGGCGACCGATCACGATCTTCATGAGGCGTGCCGAGCGGCGAACATCCATGATTTCATCATGGGCTTGCCCAATGGCTATGATACGATGGTCGGAGAGCGCGGTTATCGCCTGAGTGGTGGGGAGAAACAGCGCATCGCCATTGCCCGTGTGATCCTGAAAAACCCACGCATC from Anaerolineales bacterium carries:
- a CDS encoding ABC transporter ATP-binding protein, which gives rise to MFHGGGWFSFLTADSTKRPKIDIALVRRVFAYARPYRGRIILVLLSITLTTFLGLLSPALFRQLIDVALPNGNTAMLNLLAVGIVAIPIFSGVIAILQRRLTAGIGEGVIYELRVALYTHLQKMSLRFFTHAKPGELISRLNNDVVGAQSAINNTIISTITNLLAVVGTLAAMLSLEWRLTILGLIVVPLFILPAWRVGQKLRTLMRTQSELNAQMNAMINETLNISGALLVKLFGRLPEEVDRFGSRAAGVRDIGVQRAVTGSLMFVSLGLISTVGVGITYWVGGHLVVEGVFTVGLIVAFVLYLTQVYGPLQALANAPVEFATSMVSFERVFEIIDLPIEIAEKPDALTLSEVRGEITFDQVTFKYLDEEGGTLSEVRRGAEVRGVFSLGERPTNGTESDSSLPHTQARTVALENVSFTAKAGQLIALVGPSGAGKTTITYLLPRLYDPTSGRVLLDGHDLRDLKLSTITDSIGMVTQENYLFHDTIRTNLLYARPGATDHDLHEACRAANIHDFIMGLPNGYDTMVGERGYRLSGGEKQRIAIARVILKNPRILVLDEATSHLDSQSEALIQTALERVMTGRTSLVIAHRLSTILAADHILVLDRGQIVEQGSHGELVAQGGLYATLYETQFRGDQTPA
- the speB gene encoding agmatinase, yielding MSDLHYRTPERFLGVDDEAADRDRSAVWVLPIPLDMTTSYLGGTRHGAAAIIDASNQVELYDPVLGSEAALSYGVHTLPHFHPPLASAEGAVAAITAAVSDLHLYDRLLVTLGGEHSLTPGVIRALAPRFPGLVMVQLDAHCDLRESFDGTPYSHASATRRSLGYVERVYQFGIRSICQEEVDFLAETSRVHVWYADAMHADRERLYLKDIRAALSGRPIYLSIDLDGFDPSVFPAVGTPEPGGISWYDGLALIQAVVEAGDVVAFDCVELCPMPGAHGSAFAAAKLVYKTMSMIMHKRGRVSKVSPLQG
- the recJ gene encoding single-stranded-DNA-specific exonuclease RecJ, which encodes MSLIQRPWVEPSPVTPSEVVLAACGGDALIATILTQRGFTDPEHIRAFLDPDSYEPTPPETLPDLVSASTLLAEALRAEKKILIWGDFDADGQTATALLYEGLTRLGGEAAYYVPNRQSESHGIGIERLREQIARHAPAVLITCDTGITEYESIQEAKRLGLTVIITDHHNLGDHLPPADAVINPKRLAETTPHHPLITLPGVGVAYKLMQHLYITLDRAREVGRLLDLVALGIVSDVAEQVNDTRFLLQIGLSQLRRAERVGLAALMAVAKIQPEALTAEDLGFQLGPRLNAVGRLGDAALAVELLVTRDAHRAATLAQTLEGLNNERKLLSRQVEESAEAMLERDRTLLDHAALVMYNPEWQAGILGIAANTLAGRYGRPVVLLTGDGDSLSGSARTAGGYDIGGAIAQHGEMLERYGGHFGAAGLSLQRERLDQFRRRLSRTLVAMGGKQEIPPLQIDCLLPLSEITDGLAYRLEKLSPFGEGNPPVVAATKGVHLSHAAILGRDERHLKLTIEDDSGASLPVLWWGGAERRIPEGVFDIAFLPKMRRGELQLEFVDYRETGEVWLEDVDTSAITILDWRRDPAPAHRLAILLEDGTEAQVWAEGFSRQTYPHFKRRADLSEGETLIIYSAPPDPKTLAAVIARVQPQTIHLFGIDPPIADLPAFLRLLQTATRNVIAHFGGRTTLDILSGAIAGSRAALRAGLDFLALDGQITLSWVDENTLTIGEGDGTSAGREVLKRPYERLVMAFEEMNAYRRYFRVLPTKQIVREA